A segment of the uncultured Desulfobulbus sp. genome:
CCTATATTGATATTTACCAATATATACGCGCAAGCTTCTGTCTTGTCAACAGAGGATCGCTGCCGCGCAAGTCAAATAGGGTTGTTTTGGGGAGAGGGGCAGTCCGAAAAAATCGGACTGAGGTCCGAGAAAGGCGGATGATTGCATAGAAAACAGGGAGGAGTGTTTAGGGCTATTCCTCCTAACGTTATGAAATTAAGATATTTTTAAAAAATAGTTTTTAGGAGAGCTCTTTGCAATGTACCGGGGAAACGATCTGCACAACCCTCAAAACAAGGCATTAGTGAAAACGTAGGGATGTCGTTGCTCCTTCTAAACTTGCACAGAGGATAGCGTATAAATTTCTTTTCTTTCTCAACCATGAAATATACAACCAAGCTGTTTTGTGCCGTTGTTGTCTTGTGTATCTCATCCATCATAGTCATTTCCGGGAATGGACTGTGGATGTCTGAAAAGGTACTCAATACCCTGGGCAAAGATGCGCTTGAGCATATGCACGAAGCTGTCTTTAATTCACTAGCCTCGTCCCTTGCGGGCATAGATGACGGCCTGGCCATGCATGTGATACGCAACAATGGACTGGTGGGCGTTGCGGTGGTGCTAGCTGCTATCCTGATCACCTTTCTCCTGGTGCGGATGATCAACCGGCCGCTTCAGGAGCTGGTTACCAAGAGCATTCTGGTTGGAGAGGGAGACTATTTCATCATCTTTGCATCAGAGAATAAAGATGCCATTGGGCAGTTGACCCGTTCTTTGGGGATTATGGTTACCCGAGCCAGAGAGATGATGGGTGATATCATTCAATCCTCAGAGGCTCTGACTCTTTCTGCCCAGGGCTTAAGAACCATTTCTGAGCAGATGGTCAGTAATGCCGACGCCACCAATGGTATTGCCGGAGAAACAGCCCGAAATGCCAATGAGGTTTCTGATAATATGACCTCAATTTCTGCGACAATGGAGCAGTCAACCACCAATCTGGATATGATTGCCTCTGCCTCCGAGGAGATGGGGACAACCATCAATGAGATCGCGGAAAATTCAGCGCGTGCCCGAGTGACAACCGGTGAGGTTGTCAATAAGGTAATCAATCCGATGAAGGAGTGCGCGAGCTTGGCGAGGCCGCCAAGGCCACTGGTATGATCACGGAGACCATTACCGAGATCCAGGAACATTCGGTTGAGGTCAAGGAGAACAGTCAGATGGTGCGCAACTCTGCTGATGAGCTCTCTGCATTGGCCAGCAAACTGACCAGCCTTGTAGGGAAATTTAAGATGTAAAAGTTACCCGAAATGCAATGACAATCGGGTAGTGTCGGGAAAAGTGAGTCTTGCTTTTTCCAGACACCACCCGAGGCAGGCTCCGGGCGGAGTGTACAAGAAGAGAAGGTTTGTGCCTTTACTCAACAGGAGCTTTTAACAATTTCCGGATTCAGGCATTTGTTCAGCCAATTTTCTCACGAATTCAAGGTAAAGACAGAGACCGTTCTGTGCAGCTGACCAGCAAGGTCGGAGAGGTCGTTTGAGCGTTGGCGCACACTACCGGAGTTGGTTAAGACAAGTTCGGTGGAGTTGTTGACGAAGACAATCTTTTCAGCTATGGATTGGGCGATTTGCGCACTGTTGCCAATGTTGGCGTTGACGTCGTGCAGTCCCGCTGAGGCCTGACTAATGTTAGAGGTTATCTCTCGAGTGGCAACAGACTGTTCACCCACGGCTGTTGCTATTCCGCTGATGATATCATTGATTGAGGTGATGACCTGAGCCACGTGATTAATCTGGGTGACGGCCTTTTGGGTTGTACTTTGGACGCCACTGACCCGATTTTTAATATCCATGGTGGCACTGGCAGTCTGTTTGGCGAGCTCTTTGATTTCATTGGCCACAACCGCAAACCCTTTGCCTGCTTCGCCAGCCCGAGCTGATTCAATTGTGGCATTCAAGGCCAGTAGATTGGTCTGTTCTGATATTTCGGTAATCGTTTCAGTTACCTGGTTGATTTCATTGGCCGCCTTGCCCAGGCTGGACATCAACTCGGCGGCATCTGTCGCCTGTTGCACCGCCTCCTTTGAGATGGAGTTTGCCTGGGTCGCATTGGCAGCAAGATTGTCGATGGTTGCCGCCATCTCTTCTGTTGCGGCAGCGACCATGGAAACATTGGTGAAGGACTCTTCGACCGCACCGGCAACAGAGTCGATATTCATGGTCATCTGCCCTGTGGCACCTGCCACCTCATCCGTCGTTGAGGCGGTCGATTTTGCCTCTGTATCCATTTGGGTGGCGATTGTGGAGAGATCGGAGGAGGAGACATTGAGGGTTGTAACCCCGTCCACGACCTGCCTGAGGGTGGTTTTAAGCTGTTCGCTCATGCGGTTTAATGC
Coding sequences within it:
- a CDS encoding methyl-accepting chemotaxis protein, producing MKYTTKLFCAVVVLCISSIIVISGNGLWMSEKVLNTLGKDALEHMHEAVFNSLASSLAGIDDGLAMHVIRNNGLVGVAVVLAAILITFLLVRMINRPLQELVTKSILVGEGDYFIIFASENKDAIGQLTRSLGIMVTRAREMMGDIIQSSEALTLSAQGLRTISEQMVSNADATNGIAGETARNANEVSDNMTSISATMEQSTTNLDMIASASEEMGTTINEIAENSARARVTTGEVVNKVINPMKECASLARPPRPLV
- a CDS encoding methyl-accepting chemotaxis protein, which codes for MWLSSFRNLSLRKKLVAGFLFTSLITLLIGGKSLITLSANTKSIHRLQEVELALLVTAEQLEILALNHRRYEKDTFLNIGKPDKQQNYLSKFNKVSEKTQTLLSKATALLESDIKVSPEVKQALAQSQSAYGNYVSGFQQIAEQVIVSTTLTPQDANKLMMPIKDYIYAFEEGIGKLTKEAEALIAEVTREMAANSSQTRFIIGIFVLAGVACSIVLGVIISLAISRPMTQATSFAERLAAGDFSSSLPSYHNDEIGQCIQALNRMSEQLKTTLRQVVDGVTTLNVSSSDLSTIATQMDTEAKSTASTTDEVAGATGQMTMNIDSVAGAVEESFTNVSMVAAATEEMAATIDNLAANATQANSISKEAVQQATDAAELMSSLGKAANEINQVTETITEISEQTNLLALNATIESARAGEAGKGFAVVANEIKELAKQTASATMDIKNRVSGVQSTTQKAVTQINHVAQVITSINDIISGIATAVGEQSVATREITSNISQASAGLHDVNANIGNSAQIAQSIAEKIVFVNNSTELVLTNSGSVRQRSNDLSDLAGQLHRTVSVFTLNS